In Formicincola oecophyllae, a genomic segment contains:
- a CDS encoding recombinase family protein, whose amino-acid sequence MSDLFVMGQVLGYARTSTLYQNLEPQLEALEAAGARFIFREQATGTKADQKTRPQLTALLDGVREGDTVLVTRIDRLARSLPDLLQITKCLADKGVTLRAVEQPFDCDSLTGRLTLGILGVIAEFETGLRAERQAEGIERAKRSGKYRGRPADQAQHKRILALVAEGLNPTEISRHPTISMTRQGISKLLKKHRDAQK is encoded by the coding sequence GTGAGTGATTTATTCGTTATGGGACAAGTTCTAGGATATGCCCGCACCAGCACCCTCTATCAGAATCTAGAACCTCAGCTTGAAGCCTTAGAGGCTGCCGGAGCCCGCTTCATCTTCCGGGAGCAGGCCACCGGAACCAAGGCTGATCAGAAAACTCGACCCCAGCTGACAGCCTTATTAGATGGTGTGAGAGAAGGAGACACGGTACTGGTTACCCGCATCGACCGACTTGCTCGGAGCCTTCCAGACCTTCTCCAGATTACCAAATGCCTGGCTGATAAAGGGGTCACTCTGCGGGCTGTAGAGCAGCCCTTCGACTGTGACAGCCTAACCGGTCGCCTGACCTTAGGAATCCTGGGGGTCATCGCCGAATTTGAAACTGGACTCCGCGCGGAACGGCAGGCTGAAGGCATTGAACGTGCCAAGCGAAGCGGAAAATATAGAGGCCGGCCTGCTGATCAGGCCCAGCATAAACGTATCCTGGCGCTTGTTGCTGAGGGATTAAATCCGACAGAAATCAGTCGTCATCCTACAATCTCTATGACACGCCAAGGTATTTCTAAGCTTCTGAAAAAACATAGAGATGCTCAGAAGTGA